Proteins encoded together in one Xyrauchen texanus isolate HMW12.3.18 chromosome 50, RBS_HiC_50CHRs, whole genome shotgun sequence window:
- the rrp36 gene encoding ribosomal RNA processing protein 36 homolog, whose product MEQNFALLSKRSSMQTLLEDEEGHSDEEMREEDGSAEDDEAPEQHDDNNAVDDEEDSGSEEDLSESDSDQEEAVNGGSKDKSHTEDIKKELSTMSFEEIMMLQNKVGTKAYNKIAYGAKRQQQQNNEPMKRLSKHKPQEISAKKHVPFLRKVIPVKKMISRDPRFDDLSGEYKPEIFNQTYKFINNLREEETQIVRKKLKKAKSESKKEELKALLKRLENQQRSRQRQEHEREKELQFKRKQRELVGQGHKPFYLKKSDKKKLELADKYSELKKSGKLENFLSKKRKRNSTKDRKKLPNQHKAR is encoded by the exons ATGGAGCAAAACTTTGCTCTACTTAGTAAAAGGAGCTCCATGCAAACTTTATTAGAGGACGAAGAGGGTCATTCTGATGAGGAAATGAGAGAGGAAGATGGATCTGCAGAGGATGACGAAGCCCCTGAACAACATGATGACAACAATGCTGTGGATGATGAAGAGGACTCAGGGAGTGAAGAAGATTTGTCCGAGTCAGATAGTGACCAGGAGGAAGCTGTTAATGGAGGCAGCAAagacaaatcacacacagaagaCATTAAAAAAG aATTATCAACAATGTCATTTGAGGAAATAATGATGTTACAGAATAAAGTTGGAACTAAAGCATACAATAAAATTGCTTATGGTGCCAAAAGACAGCAGCAGCAGAATAATGAGCCAATGAAACGACTGAGCAAACACAA ACCTCAGGAGATTTCTGCAAAGAAACATGTGCCTTTCCTCAGAAAAGTGATTCCTGTCAAGAAAATG ATTTCAAGGGACCCGCGATTCGATGATCTCTCAGGAGAATACAAGCCTGAAATATTTAACCAGACATACAAATTCATTAATAACCTCAGAGAAGAGGAAACACAG ATAGTGAGGAAAAAGCTCAAGAAAGCTAAATCGGAGAGTAAGAAGGAAGAACTGAAAGCCCTGCTTAAGAGACTg GAGAACCAGCAAAGATCTCGTCAGAGGCAAGAgcatgaaagagagaaagaacttCAGTTCAAGAGGAAACAGAGAGAGCTGGTTGGCCAGGGACACAAACCCTTCTACctgaaaaaat CTGATAAGAAGAAGCTGGAACTGGCGGATAAATACAGCGAGCTGAAAAAGAGCGGAAAACTGGAGAACTTCTTGAGTAAGAAGAGGAAACGTAACTCCACCAAGGACCGCAAAAAGCTGCCCAATCAGCACAAGGCACGCTGA